The segment GTGGATCGACAGGCGGACCGCATCGGGAAAGATGGTCGCGAGGAGCCCGTCCCATGCCTTGCTGCGCAGCACGACCTGGTACGCGCGCTCGCGGCATTCCTTCTGCAGCGCCGTCTTGCTGATCTCCATATCGGGTCGGGTGGCGTCCTCGACGAGAAATCGCGTGATGCCGCAATACATGCGCTGGGCCTCGCCGCCGGCCCGGACGGCAGCCTGCAGCTCTGCGAGGGGCTGGCCATGGCTTGCCATGAGGCGCGTGCGCATCTCTTCGAAGCCGCTGCCGGGAAAGACGTCATCCAGGTTGAAGGTGCTGAGCGCGCTCGCGCCGAGCTCTTCGATCAACGCCGAGATCCCCTGTTGGTAGGCAGTGACGTCGCTTTCGTTCATCCCGACCGCGTCGCTGAAGACGCGGCCGTCCGAGCACAGAATGATGCGCGCCCCTGGGGCGTACACGGCGCCGATGCGCTTGCAGAGATCGTTGAGAAACGCGAGCGACTGCCGCTCGGCCATGTCCGGCGTCGGGCCGAGCACCTTGCCCGGGTTTGGCGATTTGGCGGGAAACGATGGCAGGACGAAAACGACGGGCTCGTCGCGCTCGATCGCCTTGATGACTCGGTCGAGATGCGGACCAAGACATGTCGTGCACAGTGGGCCCTCGCAAGGGCTCCGGGCCGCGACACGGCGATGCTTCATCACAAGCCCCAGGATCTCCATCGCTTGTGCGTGGGCAGGTTGATCGGACGGACAGCGGTTCTCGGGGGGCGCGTAAGAAAAGGCAGTGTGCATCAATGATCTCGAGATTGGATCGGGTTGATCGTGATTAAAGGGATGCGGACAGACATGCGCGGATC is part of the Burkholderia ubonensis subsp. mesacidophila genome and harbors:
- a CDS encoding L-tyrosine/L-tryptophan isonitrile synthase family protein, with protein sequence MHTAFSYAPPENRCPSDQPAHAQAMEILGLVMKHRRVAARSPCEGPLCTTCLGPHLDRVIKAIERDEPVVFVLPSFPAKSPNPGKVLGPTPDMAERQSLAFLNDLCKRIGAVYAPGARIILCSDGRVFSDAVGMNESDVTAYQQGISALIEELGASALSTFNLDDVFPGSGFEEMRTRLMASHGQPLAELQAAVRAGGEAQRMYCGITRFLVEDATRPDMEISKTALQKECRERAYQVVLRSKAWDGLLATIFPDAVRLSIHPQGCGSRKIGIHMMETADGWLTPWHGVAALVNGSFRLLKRREAEAAGAELVFQNGRPSHYVLDGSALSYRELGAADMEE